From one Branchiostoma floridae strain S238N-H82 chromosome 3, Bfl_VNyyK, whole genome shotgun sequence genomic stretch:
- the LOC118412023 gene encoding 1,4-alpha-glucan-branching enzyme-like isoform X1 — protein MATKMDVDEDVGPAPPDLNRLYDLDSYLKPFDKEIKRRYKCFVEVLEHINQHEGGLEKFSRGYENFGIHVTEDGGLVMREWAPGAVELYLMGDFNGWNKTSHSFEKKPFGKWELVLPPKDDGSCPLDHLSKYKLVVKDKNGHLLERICPWAKYTIPSNETKIYEAMFWNPPEKYVFQQSRPATPRSLRIYESHVGISSWEGKVADYKHFAYNVIPRIKKQGYNCIQMMAIMEHAYYASFGYQITSFFAASSRYGPPDDLKLLIDTAHKEGITVLLDVVHSHASKNVLDGLNQFDGTNACFFHAGSRGNHDLWDSRCFDYTNWEVLRFLLSNLRWWMEEYQFDGFRFDGVTSMLYHSHGIAHGFSGGLGEYFGLPTDSESLTYLTLANHMLHELYPNCITIAEDVSGMPALCRPVSEGGNGFDYRLGMAIPDKWIKILKEYKDEDWNIGDIVHTLINRRHGEKTIAYAESHDQALVGDKTLAFWLMDAEMYTNMSCSSEMTVTVDRGLALHKMIRLITHGLGGEGWLNFIGNEFGHPEWLDFPRVGNNSSFHYARRQWNLVDDDLLRYKFLNNFDRDMNLTENHFGWLADKQAYVSSKHEGDKVVVFERGGCVFVFNFHTHQSYTGYRIGCDVPGKYKIVLDTDDPAYGGHSRLDHTTEFFTEPIEHDKRANSIQVYMPARTGFILAKQDD, from the exons atggcgacgAAAATGGATGTGGACGAAGACGTCGGTCCCGCGCCCCCTGACCTGAACCGGCTTTATGACCTTGACTCGTACTTGAAACCCtttgacaaggaaatcaaaaGGAG gtacaaatgctttgtGGAAGTGCTAGAGCATATAAACCAACACGAAGGAGGGCTGGAGAAGTTCAGCCGTGGGTACGAGAACTTTGGGATCCATGTGACGGAGGACGGAGGGCTGGTGATGCGAGAGTGGGCACCTGGAGCAGTAGAACTCTATCTCATGGGGGACTTCA ATGGATGGAACAAAACATCCCACTCCTTTGAAAAGAAGCCCTTTGGAAAATGGGAACTGGTTCTTCCAccaaaggatgatgggagttGTCCTCTAGACCATCTGTCTAAGTACAAG CTTGTTGTGAAGGACAAAAATGGTCATCTACTGGAGCGGATCTGTCCCTGGGCCAAGTACACCATTCCATCTAATGAGACAAAGATCTACGAAGCGATGTTTTGGAACCCGCCAGAGAAATACGTGTTTCAGCAGTCCCGCCCAGCGACCCCCCGCAGCCTGAGAATATACGAGTCTCATGTTGGGATCTCATCATGGGAGGGCAAGGTTGCAGACTACAAGCACTTTGCGTATAATGTCATTCCAAGGATCAAGAAACAAG GTTACAACTGTATCCAGATGATGGCAATAATGGAGCATGCCTACTATGCCAGCTTTGGTTACCAGATTACCAGTTTCTTTGCTGCCTCCAG TCGTTATGGTCCTCCAGACGACCTGAAACTTCTCATCGACACGGCACACAAAGAGGGGATAACAGTCCTGCTGGATGTGGTCCATAGCCATGCTTCCAAGAACGTTCTGGATGGTCTGAACCAGTTCGATGGAACCAACGCCTGCTTCTTCCACGCAGGCAGCCGAGGAAATCATGACTTGTGGGACAGCAGATGTTTTGACTACACCAA CTGGGAAGTGCTTCGCTTCTTGTTGTCCAACCTAAGATGGTGGATGGAGGAATACCAGTTTGATGGGTTCCGGTTTGATGGCGTCACCTCCATGTTGTACCACAGTCACGGGATCGCGCACGGCTTCTCTGGAGGTCTGGGGGAATATTTCGGCCTCCCTACAGACTCAGAATCCCTCACGTACCTAACATTGGCCAATCACATGCTGCATGAGCTATACCCAAACTGCATCACCATAGCAGAG GATGTTTCGGGGATGCCAGCTCTTTGCAGACCTGTGTCAGAGGGAGGAAATGGCTTTGACTATCGCTTGGGGATGGCAATTCCAGATAAATGGATCAAG ATCTTGAAAGAGTACAAGGATGAAGACTGGAATATAGGAGACATTGTTCACACCCTGATCAATCGCAGACATGGAGAGAAGACAATAGCTTATGCTGAGAGCCATGACCAGGCATTGGTGGGAGACAAGACACTGGCATTCTGGCTCATGGATGCT GAGATGTACACCAACATGTCATGTAGCTCAGAGATGACTGTTACAGTGGATAGAGGACTAGCCCTACATAAGATGATCCGCCTCATCACACATGGTCTTGGAGGCGAGGGGTGGCTCAATTTCattg GGAATGAGTTTGGGCACCCTGAATGGCTGGACTTTCCTCGAGTgggaaacaacagcagtttCCACTACGCCCGCCGGCAGTGGAACCTGGTCGATGACGACCTCCTTCGCTACAAATTCCTCAACAACTTTGACCGTGACATGAACCTGACTGAGAACCATTTTGGGTGGCTGGCTGATAAACAG GCTTATGTAAGCAGTAAGCATGAGGGTGACAAGGTGGTCGTGTTTGAGCGAGGAGGCTGTGTGTTTGTCTTCAACTTCCACACCCACCAGAGCTACACAGGCTACAGAATCGGATGTGACGTCCCTGGAAA GTACAAGATAGTCCTGGACACTGATGACCCGGCATATGGTGGACATAGCCGCCTGGACCACACCACAGAGTTCTTCACAGAACCCATTGAACATGACAAGAGGGCCAATTCAATACAG GTGTATATGCCAGCACGTACAGGCTTCATTCTGGCAAAACAAGATGACTAA
- the LOC118412023 gene encoding 1,4-alpha-glucan-branching enzyme-like isoform X2: MATKMDVDEDVGPAPPDLNRLYDLDSYLKPFDKEIKRRYKCFVEVLEHINQHEGGLEKFSRGYENFGIHVTEDGGLVMREWAPGAVELYLMGDFNGWNKTSHSFEKKPFGKWELVLPPKDDGSCPLDHLSKYKLVVKDKNGHLLERICPWAKYTIPSNETKIYEAMFWNPPEKYVFQQSRPATPRSLRIYESHVGISSWEGKVADYKHFAYNVIPRIKKQGYNCIQMMAIMEHAYYASFGYQITSFFAASSRYGPPDDLKLLIDTAHKEGITVLLDVVHSHASKNVLDGLNQFDGTNACFFHAGSRGNHDLWDSRCFDYTNWEVLRFLLSNLRWWMEEYQFDGFRFDGVTSMLYHSHGIAHGFSGGLGEYFGLPTDSESLTYLTLANHMLHELYPNCITIAEDVSGMPALCRPVSEGGNGFDYRLGMAIPDKWIKILKEYKDEDWNIGDIVHTLINRRHGEKTIAYAESHDQALVGDKTLAFWLMDAEMYTNMSCSSEMTVTVDRGLALHKMIRLITHGLGGEGWLNFIGNEFGHPEWLDFPRVGNNSSFHYARRQWNLVDDDLLRYKFLNNFDRDMNLTENHFGWLADKQYTIIQPLCMNESVQGKQPMNKSVQATKPWNKSVQAKQPWNKSVQAKQPLNKSVQAAKVTNNEQKLNGSMIIDMNL, from the exons atggcgacgAAAATGGATGTGGACGAAGACGTCGGTCCCGCGCCCCCTGACCTGAACCGGCTTTATGACCTTGACTCGTACTTGAAACCCtttgacaaggaaatcaaaaGGAG gtacaaatgctttgtGGAAGTGCTAGAGCATATAAACCAACACGAAGGAGGGCTGGAGAAGTTCAGCCGTGGGTACGAGAACTTTGGGATCCATGTGACGGAGGACGGAGGGCTGGTGATGCGAGAGTGGGCACCTGGAGCAGTAGAACTCTATCTCATGGGGGACTTCA ATGGATGGAACAAAACATCCCACTCCTTTGAAAAGAAGCCCTTTGGAAAATGGGAACTGGTTCTTCCAccaaaggatgatgggagttGTCCTCTAGACCATCTGTCTAAGTACAAG CTTGTTGTGAAGGACAAAAATGGTCATCTACTGGAGCGGATCTGTCCCTGGGCCAAGTACACCATTCCATCTAATGAGACAAAGATCTACGAAGCGATGTTTTGGAACCCGCCAGAGAAATACGTGTTTCAGCAGTCCCGCCCAGCGACCCCCCGCAGCCTGAGAATATACGAGTCTCATGTTGGGATCTCATCATGGGAGGGCAAGGTTGCAGACTACAAGCACTTTGCGTATAATGTCATTCCAAGGATCAAGAAACAAG GTTACAACTGTATCCAGATGATGGCAATAATGGAGCATGCCTACTATGCCAGCTTTGGTTACCAGATTACCAGTTTCTTTGCTGCCTCCAG TCGTTATGGTCCTCCAGACGACCTGAAACTTCTCATCGACACGGCACACAAAGAGGGGATAACAGTCCTGCTGGATGTGGTCCATAGCCATGCTTCCAAGAACGTTCTGGATGGTCTGAACCAGTTCGATGGAACCAACGCCTGCTTCTTCCACGCAGGCAGCCGAGGAAATCATGACTTGTGGGACAGCAGATGTTTTGACTACACCAA CTGGGAAGTGCTTCGCTTCTTGTTGTCCAACCTAAGATGGTGGATGGAGGAATACCAGTTTGATGGGTTCCGGTTTGATGGCGTCACCTCCATGTTGTACCACAGTCACGGGATCGCGCACGGCTTCTCTGGAGGTCTGGGGGAATATTTCGGCCTCCCTACAGACTCAGAATCCCTCACGTACCTAACATTGGCCAATCACATGCTGCATGAGCTATACCCAAACTGCATCACCATAGCAGAG GATGTTTCGGGGATGCCAGCTCTTTGCAGACCTGTGTCAGAGGGAGGAAATGGCTTTGACTATCGCTTGGGGATGGCAATTCCAGATAAATGGATCAAG ATCTTGAAAGAGTACAAGGATGAAGACTGGAATATAGGAGACATTGTTCACACCCTGATCAATCGCAGACATGGAGAGAAGACAATAGCTTATGCTGAGAGCCATGACCAGGCATTGGTGGGAGACAAGACACTGGCATTCTGGCTCATGGATGCT GAGATGTACACCAACATGTCATGTAGCTCAGAGATGACTGTTACAGTGGATAGAGGACTAGCCCTACATAAGATGATCCGCCTCATCACACATGGTCTTGGAGGCGAGGGGTGGCTCAATTTCattg GGAATGAGTTTGGGCACCCTGAATGGCTGGACTTTCCTCGAGTgggaaacaacagcagtttCCACTACGCCCGCCGGCAGTGGAACCTGGTCGATGACGACCTCCTTCGCTACAAATTCCTCAACAACTTTGACCGTGACATGAACCTGACTGAGAACCATTTTGGGTGGCTGGCTGATAAACAG taCACAATCATACAACCATTGTGTATGAATGAAAGTGTGCAGGGAAAACAG CCAATGAATAAAAGTGTGCAAGCAACCAAG CCATGGAATAAAAGTGttcaggcaaaacag CCATGGAATAAAAGTGTGCAAGCAAAACAG CCATTGAATAAAAGTGTGCAAGCAGCCAAGGTAACCAACAATGAACAAAAATTGAATGGATCTATGATAATAGATATGAACCTATGA
- the LOC118412073 gene encoding piwi-like protein 1 yields the protein MAQPPLNGAGRGGRGALLAEALKNVVRRPGEGLPESGVAQPPQQRQSTAPQTVKAGTGHASPVRAQASPATMGRGAILASLFQAGKAGASPSPPAPASPQAPGQHGKPQSPVRGRGMMGLQDIPGLPVYGRGITQLGMQRQSTDTAVRPKERESPPVSSPPQAKQPSPSSPSVQQAKPQALAQPMAKLSLEEKKERNIPPPGTVGQPVRVACNYIPVKSNLTAICQYAVSFSPQIDSRSMRYGMLYDHEDIIGDVKAFDGAILYLPKKLPQSVTEVQSTRKTDGALIKVRITLTNELAPDDRQCLTVYNIIFKNVMRELELKQVGRNYYDPKHPIIIAQHKMEVWPGYITAIQAYDGGLMLNTDISHKVLRTETVLDMMQSIYQSSSGRGFQEACTKQLVGEVVLTRYNNKTYRIDDISWDENPRSCFTFHTGEQVSFVDYYKKSYNINIMDDCQPLIISRPKKRAKDADRDEVLCLIPELCCMTGLTDNMRQDFRVMKDIAVHTRVTPMQRDLAMRKFIKNVDSNPKAKAAMAKWGLYLDHDLLRTEARQLPLEKIILKNRSFQSNVEADFGREVTREPVLVPVDLQCWMVLFCARDEHKANDYITMMKKVCPSLGIRVNTPALFRLENDRTETYLRIIRDNLKPQVQMVVCIFPTPRDDRYSAIKKLCCVDSPVPSQVINAKTIGSQQKLRSVTQKIALQINAKLGGELWALEIPLKNIMVVGIDVYHEIKKGVRSVAGFVASTNRELTRWYSRTCFQMPGQELMDGLKLCLTSALKKYHEVNHALPERIFIFRDGVGDGQLNTVAGYEVEQLRECASYFGGESYQPRLAVVIVQKRINTRIFAEYNRGQLDNPRPGTILDHTVTRREWYDFFLVSQHVRQGTVSPTHYIVVADDTGLKPDHMQRLSYKLTHLYYNWPGTVRVPAPCQYAHKLAYLVGQSIHKDPSLDLADRLFFL from the exons ATGGCACAGCCACCTTTGAACGGGGCTGGTCGTGGAGGCCGTGGGGCCCTTCTTGCTGAGGCGCTCAAGAACGTGGTACGGCGGCCAGGGGAGGGTTTACCGGAGTCTGGGGTTGCCCAGCCGCCACAGCAGAGGCAGTCTACTGCACCACAG ACAGTTAAGGCAGGGACAGGTCATGCCTCTCCTGTTCGAGCACAGGCATCACCTGCTACCATGGGGAGAGGGGCCATACTCGCCAGTCTGTTTCAGGCTGGGAAAGCAG GTGCGTCGCCCAGTCCCCCCGCTCCCGCCTCTCCACAAGCCCCAGGGCAGCATGGGAAGCCTCAGTCACCAGTACGAGGCAGAGGCATGATGGGACTGCAGGACATCCCAGGTCTGCCGGTGTACGGGCGTGGCATCACACAGCTGGGCATGCAGAGACAAAGCACAG ACACTGCAGTACGACCAAAGGAGAGAGAGTCCCCACCTGTGTCATCTCCCCCTCAGGCCAAGCAGCCCAGCCCATCCTCACCAAGTGTACAGCAGGCCAAGCCACAGGCACTCGCACAGCCCATGGCCAAACTCTCGctggaagaaaagaaggaacG AAATATCCCCCCTCCAGGCACAGTAGGACAGCCTGTAAGAGTGGCGTGTAACTACATTCCTGTTAAGAGCAATCTAACTGCAATCTGCCAGTATGCTGTCAGCTTCAG cCCTCAGATTGACTCCCGTAGCATGCGTTATGGCATGTTGTATGACCACGAAGATATTATCGGTGACGTCAAGGCCTTCGACGGAGCAATCCTGTACCTGCCGAAAAAGCTGCCACAATCA GTAACAGAAGTGCAGTCCACACGGAAAACAGACGGTGCCCTGATCAAGGTTCGCATCACTTTGACAAACGAGCTGGCTCCCGATGACAGGCAGTGCCTCACTGTCTACAATATTATATTCAAAAA TGTGATGAGGGAACTCGAGCTAAAGCAAGTAGGCAGGAACTACTACGACCCAAAACACCCCATCATCATCGCACAGCACAA AATGGAAGTGTGGCCTGGCTATATTACTGCCATCCAGGCCTATGATGGCGGTCTGATGCTAAATACGGACATTAGTCACAAGGTACTGAGGACTGAGACAGTGCTCGATATGAT GCAGAGCATTTACCAGAGTTCGTCAGGTCGCGGGTTCCAGGAGGCGTGTACCAAGCAGCTGGTGGGGGAGGTGGTCCTGACACGCTACAATAACAAGACCTACCGCATTGATGACATCTCCTGGGACGAGAACCCAAGAAGCTGTTTCACCTTCCATACTGGGGAACAGGTCTCCTTCGTTGACTACTACAA GAAATCGTATAACATAAACATAATGGATGACTGTCAGCCACTGATCATCAGTCGTCCCAAGAAGAGAGCAAAAGATGCAGAC CGTGATGAAGTGTTGTGCCTGATCCCAGAGCTGTGCTGCATGACGGGACTAACAGACAACATGAGGCAGGATTTCAGAGTAATGAAG GACATTGCTGTCCATACCCGTGTCACGCCCATGCAGCGAGACCTTGCGATGCGGAAGTTCATTAAGAATGTGGATTCCAACCCCAAAGCCAAGGCAGCGATGGCCAAGTGGGGCCTCTATCTGGACCATGATCTCCTACGG ACGGAGGCTCGCCAGCTACCTCTAGAGAAGATCATCCTGAAGAACCGCAGTTTCCAGTCTAATGTGGAGGCAGACTTTGGTCGTGAGGTGACCAGGGAACCTGTGCTGGTGCCT GTTGACCTGCAGTGTTGGATGGTGCTGTTCTGTGCGAGGGACGAGCACAAAGCAAACGACTACATCACCATGATGAAGAAGGTGTGCCCCTCCCTGGGGATCAGGGTGAACACCCCGGCGCTGTTTCGCCTGGAGAACGACAGGACAGAAACTTACCTGCGAATCATCcgggacaacctcaagccacaG GTGCAGATGGTAGTGTGTATATTCCCCACACCTCGAGATGACAGGTACAGTGCTATCAAGAAGCTGTGCTGCGTGGACTCCCCTGTACCTTCTCAG GTTATCAATGCCAAGACTATCGGTTCCCAGCAGAAGCTGCGGAGTGTGACCCAGAAGATAGCGCTACAGATCAACGCCAAGCTGGGTGGGGAGCTCTGGGCACTGGAGATCCCACTG AAAAACATCATGGTGGTCGGTATTGACGTCTATCATGAAATCAAGAAGGGTGTGAGATCTGTGGCAGGCTTTGTGGCAAGCACTAACCG GGAGCTGACCCGGTGGTACTCACGCACGTGCTTCCAGATGCCAGGACAGGAGTTGATGGATGGACTCAAGTTGTGCCTGACGTCTGCGCTGAAGAAGTACCATGAGGTCAACCATGCCTTGCCTGAGCGCATCTTCATCTTCAGGGATGGTGTTGGGGATGGGCAGCTCAATACAGTTGCTG GTTATGAAGTTGAACAGCTGCGGGAGTGTGCCAGCTACTTTGGTGGTGAAAGCTACCAGCCAAGGCTGGCTGTGGTGATCGTGCAGAAGAGGATCAACACACGCATATTTGCGGAATAC AATCGAGGCCAGCTTGACAACCCTCGGCCGGGGACGATCCTGGATCACACTGTCACCCGTCGGGAGTGGTACGACTTCTTCCTGGTGAGCCAGCATGTGCGGCAGGGCACGGTCAGCCCCACACACTACATCGTGGTGGCCGACGACACAGGACTCAAGCCCGACCACATGCAGAG GCTGTCGTACAAGTTGACCCACTTGTACTACAACTGGCCCGGCACGGTGCGAGTCCCTGCCCCGTGTCAGTATGCTCACAAGCTGGCCTACCTGGTGGGACAGAGCATCCACAAGGATCCCAGTCTGGACCTGGCAGACAGGCTCTTCTTCCTGTAG